In Streptomyces capitiformicae, one genomic interval encodes:
- a CDS encoding hemolysin family protein — MTEVLLLLLALLLTLACALFVAAEFSLTTVERGELERAAEADERGAPGALKAVRSLTLQLSGAQLGITVTSLVIGMLAEPSLAALLKGPLEAAGLGGAASSVATVLGVAVSTVVLMVVGELVPKNWAISRPLAVAKVVAGPQRGFTAAFGPFIRHLNNTANRFVRRFGLEPTEELASARTADELVALARHSAAEGTLEADSAELFVRTLHLSELTAENVMTPRVDVQALEAHATAADAANLTHATGLSRFPVYRDTLDEVIGTVHIRDVLALDPEKRRLTQVTALATDPLLVPDSLAADQLLERLRAARTMAVVIDEYGGTAGVATVEDIVEEVVGEVRDEHDPVEAPDLLPAPRTEDGRAVWEADGGVRLDELARIGLTAPDGPYETVAGLIATRLARIPAQGDSVVLDGWQLDVVDVDHHRADRVRITEPAPILRELAEDAR, encoded by the coding sequence GTGACCGAGGTCCTGCTGCTTCTGCTGGCCCTCCTCCTCACCCTGGCCTGCGCGCTGTTCGTCGCGGCCGAGTTCTCGCTGACCACCGTCGAGCGCGGTGAACTGGAGCGCGCCGCCGAGGCAGACGAGCGCGGCGCCCCCGGCGCGCTGAAGGCCGTACGGTCGCTCACGCTCCAGCTGTCCGGGGCCCAACTCGGCATCACCGTCACCTCGCTGGTGATCGGCATGCTCGCCGAGCCGTCGCTCGCCGCGCTGTTGAAGGGCCCGCTGGAGGCGGCCGGGCTCGGGGGCGCGGCCTCGTCCGTGGCGACCGTGCTGGGTGTGGCCGTCTCGACGGTCGTGCTGATGGTGGTCGGTGAGCTGGTGCCGAAGAACTGGGCGATCTCCCGTCCGCTGGCCGTCGCGAAGGTGGTGGCGGGTCCGCAGCGCGGTTTCACGGCGGCGTTCGGGCCGTTCATCCGCCATCTGAACAACACGGCGAACCGTTTCGTGCGCCGCTTCGGCCTGGAGCCCACCGAGGAGCTGGCCTCCGCCCGTACGGCCGACGAACTGGTCGCGCTCGCCCGGCACTCGGCCGCCGAGGGAACCCTGGAGGCGGACTCCGCCGAGCTGTTCGTCCGCACCCTGCACCTGAGCGAACTGACCGCCGAGAACGTGATGACCCCGCGCGTCGACGTCCAAGCCCTCGAAGCGCACGCCACGGCCGCCGACGCGGCCAACCTCACCCACGCCACCGGCCTGTCCCGCTTCCCCGTCTACCGCGACACCCTCGACGAGGTCATCGGCACCGTCCACATCCGTGACGTCCTCGCCCTGGACCCCGAGAAGCGTCGGCTCACCCAGGTCACCGCGCTGGCCACCGACCCTCTGCTGGTTCCCGACAGTCTGGCCGCCGACCAGTTGCTGGAGCGGCTGCGCGCCGCCCGCACCATGGCCGTCGTCATCGACGAGTACGGCGGCACGGCGGGCGTGGCCACGGTCGAGGACATCGTCGAGGAGGTCGTCGGCGAGGTCCGTGACGAGCACGACCCCGTCGAGGCCCCCGACCTGCTGCCCGCCCCGCGCACCGAGGACGGGCGCGCGGTGTGGGAGGCGGACGGCGGTGTACGCCTCGACGAGCTCGCCCGGATAGGACTGACCGCGCCGGACGGGCCGTACGAGACGGTCGCCGGCCTGATCGCGACCCGTCTTGCCCGTATCCCGGCCCAGGGCGACAGTGTCGTCCTCGACGGCTGGCAGCTGGACGTCGTCGACGTGGACCACCACCGCGCCGACCGCGTCCGCATCACCGAACCGGCACCCATCCTGCGTGAGCTGGCGGAGGACGCCCGATGA
- a CDS encoding TerD family protein has protein sequence MSINLSKGQQISLNKADGNTLTAVRMGLGWQAVPRKGFLAKLTGGGGDIDLDASALLIAEGRPVDVVFFRHLVSDDGSVRHTGDNLTGGAGAGGDDEAILVDLARVPAHIDQIVFTVNSFTGQTFAEVQNAFCRLVDETSGAELARYTLTGGGNHTAQIMAKVHRNGGGWQMKAIGEPATGRTFQDLLPSITPHL, from the coding sequence ATGTCGATCAACCTCAGCAAAGGTCAACAGATCAGCCTGAACAAGGCCGACGGCAACACCCTCACCGCCGTCCGCATGGGCCTCGGGTGGCAGGCCGTGCCCCGCAAGGGCTTCCTCGCCAAGCTCACCGGCGGCGGGGGCGACATCGACCTGGACGCCTCGGCTCTGCTCATCGCCGAGGGCCGGCCCGTGGACGTCGTCTTCTTCCGCCACCTGGTCAGCGACGACGGTTCCGTACGGCACACGGGCGACAACCTCACCGGTGGTGCCGGCGCGGGAGGTGACGACGAGGCCATCCTCGTCGACCTGGCGCGCGTACCCGCCCACATCGACCAGATCGTCTTCACCGTCAACTCCTTCACCGGACAGACCTTCGCCGAGGTGCAGAACGCGTTCTGCCGACTGGTCGACGAGACGAGCGGAGCCGAGCTGGCCCGCTACACCCTCACCGGCGGCGGGAACCACACCGCCCAGATCATGGCGAAGGTCCACCGCAACGGCGGCGGCTGGCAGATGAAGGCCATCGGCGAACCCGCGACCGGCCGCACCTTCCAGGACCTGCTGCCGTCGATCACGCCCCACCTGTAG
- a CDS encoding DUF1326 domain-containing protein, with amino-acid sequence MTEQATTATRWHLAGDWFDVCKCAIPCPCTFAQPPTYGDCEGVLVWHIREGNYGDVRLDGLNVLMLGSFTGNAWAGEHTDPYAALFLDERADDQQRSALGTVFGGEAGGWPAQFGEMFHPEMRGMDVAPIHVELDEDLATWRAEIPGRVSAAAEALTGPTTPDGARVQVHNAPGAEVGPGQVATWGRATVDRADAFGFSWDRSGKSSKHFPFDWSGPD; translated from the coding sequence ATGACAGAACAGGCCACCACTGCGACGCGCTGGCATCTGGCCGGCGACTGGTTCGATGTGTGCAAGTGCGCCATCCCCTGCCCGTGCACCTTCGCGCAGCCCCCGACCTACGGCGACTGCGAAGGCGTCCTGGTCTGGCACATCCGGGAGGGCAACTACGGCGACGTCCGGCTCGACGGCCTCAACGTCCTGATGCTCGGCTCCTTCACGGGCAACGCCTGGGCCGGCGAGCACACCGACCCGTACGCCGCGCTCTTCCTCGACGAACGTGCCGATGACCAGCAGCGCAGTGCTCTCGGAACCGTCTTCGGCGGTGAGGCGGGCGGCTGGCCGGCGCAGTTCGGGGAGATGTTCCACCCCGAGATGCGCGGCATGGATGTCGCACCCATCCACGTCGAGCTGGACGAGGACCTCGCCACCTGGCGGGCCGAGATCCCCGGGCGGGTCTCGGCGGCCGCCGAGGCGCTCACCGGCCCGACCACCCCCGACGGCGCGCGCGTCCAAGTCCACAACGCCCCGGGCGCCGAGGTCGGGCCGGGCCAGGTCGCCACGTGGGGCCGGGCCACCGTTGACCGCGCGGACGCGTTCGGCTTCTCCTGGGACCGCTCCGGCAAGTCGAGCAAGCACTTCCCCTTCGACTGGAGCGGCCCCGACTGA
- the tatA gene encoding Sec-independent protein translocase subunit TatA has product MFGLSELAIILIVVILVFGAKKLPELARSAGKSARILKAEARAMKNEEAKTEEATTPEVIEGKVVSPGSGPAPGAGQPPSQDPGPSRTTEAPGGGSRP; this is encoded by the coding sequence ATGTTCGGACTGAGCGAACTCGCCATCATCCTCATCGTCGTCATACTCGTGTTCGGCGCCAAGAAGCTCCCCGAACTGGCCCGCTCCGCCGGCAAGTCGGCCCGCATCCTCAAGGCGGAGGCCCGCGCCATGAAGAACGAAGAGGCCAAGACCGAGGAAGCCACCACACCCGAGGTCATCGAGGGCAAGGTTGTCTCACCGGGAAGCGGCCCGGCTCCCGGCGCGGGTCAGCCGCCTTCCCAAGACCCCGGTCCGAGCCGCACGACCGAGGCACCGGGCGGTGGCAGCAGGCCGTAG
- a CDS encoding BlaI/MecI/CopY family transcriptional regulator, which translates to MTDHRERPRRRGQGELEAQVLSALREAEGPATVGWVLDRLGGDLAYTTVITILTRLLAKGAVTRERSGRSFTWTPASDQAGLAAHKMRRVLDAESDREAVLASFVTGLGPDDERLLRELLGRSRNEGED; encoded by the coding sequence GTGACGGATCACCGGGAGCGTCCCCGGCGGCGGGGGCAGGGCGAGCTGGAGGCGCAGGTCCTGTCGGCGCTGCGGGAGGCGGAGGGGCCGGCGACGGTCGGCTGGGTGCTGGACCGGCTCGGCGGTGACCTCGCCTATACGACGGTGATCACGATCCTGACGCGGCTACTGGCCAAGGGCGCGGTGACGAGGGAGCGGTCGGGCCGGTCCTTTACCTGGACGCCCGCCTCGGACCAGGCGGGCCTCGCCGCGCACAAGATGCGCAGGGTGCTGGACGCGGAGAGTGACCGGGAGGCGGTGCTGGCCAGCTTCGTCACCGGCCTCGGCCCGGACGACGAGCGGTTGTTGCGCGAACTGCTGGGTCGGAGCCGGAACGAAGGGGAAGATTGA
- a CDS encoding GlsB/YeaQ/YmgE family stress response membrane protein: MGVIAWLVLGLLAGAIAKAILPGRDPGGCIGTTAIGIAGAFIGGWLSSQLLDRPVEREFFDAATWGSAVAGALVLLIGYRILFGHSRD; encoded by the coding sequence ATGGGGGTCATCGCATGGCTGGTGCTGGGGCTTCTCGCGGGAGCGATCGCCAAGGCCATCCTGCCCGGCCGTGATCCGGGTGGTTGCATCGGCACGACGGCCATCGGCATCGCGGGCGCCTTCATCGGCGGCTGGCTGTCGTCGCAGCTCCTCGACCGACCGGTGGAGCGAGAGTTCTTCGACGCCGCCACATGGGGCTCGGCCGTCGCGGGAGCACTGGTCCTGCTGATCGGCTACCGCATCCTCTTCGGCCACTCCCGCGACTGA
- a CDS encoding M56 family metallopeptidase → MGVFVFLPLVLPLTAWPIARLAEQHLHPRAATRLLTWVAAVMALCSTVCLGLVMVVGTAQLPGNPLPDGWSDPEVREAVPYDEVAGKAAIPALFAVLVACGQTLWRHGSVRRRAHRALGGLPGTEVVVLPDDAPYAYALPGGRRGRVVVTTALLSCLEPAERRALFAHERAHLAARHHRFLLAVQLAARANPFLRPLRTAVSYAAERWADEEAAQTVGSRRTVARAIGKAALVSRGTPVPTLAGFAAPGPVPRRVTALLGPAPAVRNWPSVFTTVGLAAWGAAAGTAVSAMSSANSAVTMFFILYAATPL, encoded by the coding sequence ATGGGGGTCTTCGTCTTTCTGCCGCTGGTCCTGCCGCTCACGGCATGGCCGATAGCGCGCCTGGCCGAGCAGCATCTGCATCCGCGCGCCGCGACCCGGCTGCTGACCTGGGTGGCCGCGGTGATGGCGTTGTGCAGCACGGTGTGCCTGGGGCTGGTGATGGTGGTCGGCACCGCCCAGTTGCCCGGCAACCCCCTGCCTGACGGCTGGTCCGACCCCGAGGTGCGCGAGGCGGTGCCGTACGACGAGGTGGCCGGGAAGGCCGCCATCCCCGCGCTGTTCGCCGTGCTGGTGGCCTGCGGCCAGACGCTGTGGCGGCATGGCAGCGTGCGCCGCAGGGCTCACCGGGCGCTTGGCGGGCTGCCGGGCACCGAGGTGGTCGTGCTGCCCGATGACGCCCCTTACGCGTACGCGTTGCCCGGCGGGCGTCGGGGCCGTGTGGTGGTGACCACCGCGCTGCTGTCCTGCCTCGAACCGGCCGAGCGCCGGGCCCTGTTCGCCCATGAGCGCGCCCACCTGGCCGCACGACACCATCGGTTTCTGCTCGCCGTCCAACTTGCGGCGCGCGCCAACCCGTTCCTCAGGCCGCTGCGAACGGCAGTGTCGTACGCGGCGGAGCGGTGGGCGGACGAGGAGGCGGCTCAGACGGTGGGCAGCCGCCGGACGGTGGCGCGCGCGATCGGCAAGGCAGCCCTGGTCTCCCGTGGGACCCCGGTGCCGACGCTGGCGGGGTTCGCCGCGCCGGGACCGGTGCCGCGCCGGGTGACGGCCCTCCTCGGCCCGGCTCCCGCCGTACGCAACTGGCCCTCGGTGTTCACCACCGTGGGTCTGGCCGCGTGGGGCGCTGCCGCAGGTACGGCCGTCTCCGCGATGTCGTCCGCGAACTCCGCGGTGACCATGTTCTTCATCCTGTACGCCGCCACACCTCTTTGA
- a CDS encoding DUF4190 domain-containing protein, translating to MSSADGVRSAAGEPARSWAGRNRAAKVSAFFASGGVAFLGNFATGIAWINPAVFVGLAALCALIAIPAGHAGRFQGRRLYGEGRGLALVSILTGWLTLIVCLLATLAFLGLAAGLAVLLDSA from the coding sequence GTGAGCAGCGCCGACGGTGTGCGATCGGCAGCCGGGGAACCGGCGCGGTCGTGGGCCGGCCGGAACCGGGCGGCCAAAGTCAGCGCGTTCTTCGCGAGTGGCGGCGTCGCATTCCTCGGGAACTTCGCCACCGGCATCGCCTGGATCAACCCAGCCGTCTTCGTCGGGCTGGCCGCACTGTGCGCGCTGATCGCCATCCCCGCCGGGCACGCAGGCCGGTTCCAGGGCCGTCGGCTGTACGGCGAAGGGCGTGGCCTCGCCCTGGTGAGCATCCTGACCGGCTGGCTGACACTGATCGTCTGCCTGCTCGCGACCCTGGCCTTCCTGGGCCTCGCCGCCGGACTCGCCGTACTGCTGGACAGCGCCTGA
- a CDS encoding SDR family NAD(P)-dependent oxidoreductase, whose translation MSSISEHGQPARRLAGKVVVVTGAARGQGAAEARALARAGATVVATDARPEGEGCRRLDISSESDWDELAAELKDRYGQVHGLVNNAGIIERKRLEDVRPEDMAHVQAVNTTGPLLGIQRLSPLMPPGSSIVNIGSATALTGYYPVAYTASKWALRAVSKIAATELGPKGIRVNTVLPGYIETEMTAQATKAFRDATIGETPLGRSGTVDDIAPLVVFLLSDESSFISGAEIPVDGGLTAHGGVKSISDALKH comes from the coding sequence ATGAGTTCGATCTCCGAACACGGGCAGCCCGCTCGGCGTCTCGCGGGCAAAGTCGTCGTCGTCACCGGAGCGGCCCGCGGGCAAGGGGCGGCCGAGGCTCGGGCGCTGGCCCGAGCCGGTGCCACCGTGGTGGCCACCGACGCGCGTCCCGAAGGCGAAGGATGCCGACGGCTCGACATCAGCAGTGAGAGCGACTGGGACGAACTGGCCGCCGAACTGAAGGATAGGTACGGCCAGGTCCACGGGCTGGTCAATAACGCGGGGATCATCGAGAGGAAGCGGCTCGAAGACGTACGCCCCGAGGACATGGCACATGTGCAGGCGGTGAACACCACCGGCCCACTGCTGGGTATCCAGCGCCTGTCCCCGCTCATGCCACCCGGCTCGTCCATCGTGAACATCGGGTCGGCCACCGCGCTCACCGGCTATTACCCCGTCGCCTACACCGCGAGTAAATGGGCCCTGCGTGCCGTATCGAAAATCGCGGCCACGGAACTGGGGCCGAAAGGGATCCGGGTCAACACGGTGCTCCCCGGTTACATCGAGACCGAGATGACGGCCCAGGCCACGAAGGCTTTTCGTGACGCGACCATCGGAGAGACACCGCTGGGCAGGAGCGGGACGGTCGATGACATCGCCCCGCTCGTGGTGTTCTTGCTGTCCGACGAGTCGTCGTTCATCAGCGGTGCGGAGATTCCGGTGGACGGGGGACTCACTGCGCACGGCGGCGTCAAGTCCATCTCGGACGCCCTGAAGCACTGA
- a CDS encoding MFS transporter — MSETSLSSGIGATDTPAQSHSADARSNRTSLLAGVLLALFLAAADSTVVGSLLPTMANQLGQADLYPWLISAFLLTSVLVTPLAGFAADRYGGRTTMLAALLAFAVTSAAVAAATTMPLLIAARAAQGIGAGAVAALTYVVIGQAFGPDERARMQAMLSAVWGLAAVAGPALGTAAEATVGWRRVFLINLPLAALAAFLVRRVPPAQAQSSRTISPWALLSFALALGGALCSSKPPPWTSPPSWMCTRPVVATKPVPRPASASPMTTRTSDSLPPSTRTNGPAVSNRPPISAVPRAPKRLSRPAQTADPTTQPSAPAMTKRPLAVSPTVPWEASASGRRVTGA; from the coding sequence ATGTCCGAGACCTCGCTGTCCAGCGGCATCGGCGCCACCGACACACCGGCCCAGAGCCACTCGGCCGATGCCCGAAGCAACCGCACTTCCCTGCTCGCCGGCGTGCTGCTCGCCCTGTTCCTGGCCGCCGCTGACTCCACCGTGGTGGGCTCGCTGCTGCCCACCATGGCGAATCAGCTGGGCCAGGCCGACCTGTACCCCTGGCTGATCTCCGCGTTCCTGCTCACCAGCGTGCTGGTCACGCCGCTGGCGGGGTTCGCCGCCGACCGTTACGGCGGCCGCACCACGATGCTTGCCGCGCTTCTCGCCTTCGCCGTCACCTCCGCGGCGGTGGCTGCGGCCACCACGATGCCGCTGCTCATCGCCGCCCGCGCGGCGCAGGGCATCGGGGCGGGCGCGGTGGCCGCGCTGACCTACGTCGTCATCGGCCAGGCGTTCGGCCCCGACGAGCGCGCCCGCATGCAGGCGATGCTCTCCGCCGTATGGGGCCTCGCCGCGGTGGCCGGGCCCGCACTCGGCACGGCCGCCGAGGCCACCGTCGGCTGGCGCCGGGTCTTCCTGATCAACCTGCCCCTCGCCGCGCTCGCCGCGTTCCTGGTACGGCGTGTGCCGCCGGCACAGGCCCAGAGCTCCCGCACCATCAGCCCCTGGGCCCTGCTGTCGTTCGCCCTCGCCCTGGGTGGCGCGCTCTGCTCCTCGAAGCCCCCGCCCTGGACTTCCCCGCCTTCGTGGATGTGCACCAGGCCCGTGGTGGCGACGAAACCGGTGCCGAGACCCGCCAGTGCCTCGCCGATGACGACGAGGACGAGCGATTCGCTGCCGCCGAGTACGAGGACGAACGGACCGGCCGTCAGCAACAGACCGCCGATCAGTGCCGTGCCGCGGGCTCCGAAGCGCTTGAGCAGGCCGGCACAGACCGCCGATCCCACCACCCAGCCCAGCGCACCGGCCATGACGAAGAGACCGCTCGCCGTGTCGCCGACCGTGCCGTGGGAGGCCAGCGCGAGCGGGAGGAGGGTGACGGGGGCATAG
- a CDS encoding DUF2182 domain-containing protein, giving the protein MLSWKEPQENTPMRHSRSSALVAFRSVAPTGTGGGLLPTRDLAAAWFLVVLIAVPAWVLTIGQARGMGVEPGTMGMALPLFLVLWVTMMAAMMLPSMAPVAITWVRGIGRQSSGWARTARTVEFVAGYLLVWTAFGLLVYAALALTGSLVDDHPTAGRWIGSVAFLLAGLYQLGPLKSVCLRHCRDPLGHLVHYSGFRGPARDLRVGLHHGAYCVGCCAGLMVVLVPLGVMNVAAMAGLAVVIFVEKLWSRGPLLARAVGVVFVVLAVLAPFQDWLLPGLQDSMPSMNM; this is encoded by the coding sequence ATGCTCTCCTGGAAGGAGCCGCAGGAGAACACGCCGATGCGTCACAGCCGGAGTTCCGCTCTCGTAGCGTTCCGGTCGGTCGCCCCGACCGGAACGGGTGGGGGTTTGCTCCCCACGCGGGATCTCGCGGCCGCCTGGTTCCTCGTGGTCCTGATCGCTGTCCCCGCCTGGGTGCTGACGATCGGCCAGGCCCGGGGCATGGGGGTCGAGCCCGGCACGATGGGGATGGCGCTGCCGCTGTTCCTGGTGCTGTGGGTGACGATGATGGCGGCGATGATGCTGCCGTCCATGGCGCCGGTGGCGATCACCTGGGTGCGGGGCATCGGCCGGCAGTCCTCCGGCTGGGCCCGGACCGCCCGTACCGTCGAGTTCGTCGCCGGATATCTGCTGGTGTGGACGGCGTTCGGGCTGCTCGTCTACGCGGCCCTGGCCCTCACCGGCAGCCTCGTGGACGATCACCCCACGGCCGGTCGCTGGATCGGCTCGGTCGCCTTCTTGCTCGCGGGCCTCTACCAGCTGGGCCCCCTGAAGTCCGTCTGCCTGCGGCACTGCCGCGACCCCCTGGGCCACCTGGTGCACTACTCCGGCTTCCGAGGGCCGGCCCGCGACCTGCGGGTGGGCCTCCACCATGGCGCCTACTGCGTCGGCTGCTGCGCCGGGCTGATGGTCGTCCTCGTGCCGTTGGGCGTGATGAACGTGGCGGCGATGGCCGGGCTGGCCGTGGTGATCTTCGTGGAGAAGCTGTGGTCCCGGGGCCCACTGCTCGCCCGTGCCGTGGGCGTCGTATTCGTGGTTCTGGCCGTGCTCGCGCCCTTCCAGGACTGGCTGCTGCCGGGGCTGCAGGACTCGATGCCGTCGATGAACATGTGA
- a CDS encoding tellurite resistance TerB family protein: MALWDRIKESTSTLQTQLMAKKNDLKSGAFRDASMAMCALVAAADGTIDPSERRRVAQLIATNEVLQNFDAMDLQRRFEENLNKLTADFDFGKVSVLQEIAKAKKKPAEARAVIQIGIVIGGADGDFDKTEQAVVREACFTLDLPPHEFDL, translated from the coding sequence ATGGCCCTGTGGGACCGCATCAAAGAGTCCACGTCGACGCTGCAGACGCAGCTCATGGCGAAGAAGAACGACCTCAAGAGCGGCGCCTTCCGGGACGCCAGCATGGCGATGTGCGCCCTGGTCGCTGCCGCCGACGGCACGATCGACCCGTCCGAGCGGAGGCGCGTGGCCCAGCTCATCGCCACCAACGAAGTTCTGCAGAACTTCGACGCCATGGATCTGCAGCGGCGTTTCGAGGAAAACCTGAACAAGCTGACCGCGGACTTCGACTTCGGCAAGGTGAGTGTGCTGCAGGAGATCGCCAAGGCGAAGAAGAAGCCCGCCGAGGCCCGCGCGGTGATCCAGATCGGCATCGTCATCGGCGGCGCCGACGGCGACTTCGACAAGACCGAGCAGGCCGTCGTACGCGAGGCGTGCTTCACCCTCGACCTGCCGCCGCACGAGTTCGACCTCTGA
- a CDS encoding TerD family protein: MGVSLSKGGNVSLSKEAPGLTAVVVGLGWDVRTTTGTDYDLDASALLLDASGKVLSDGHFVFYNNLTSPDGSVEHTGDNLTGEGEGDDEAIKVNLAAVPAEVDKIVFPVSIHDAENRGQSFGQVRNAFIRIVNQAGGAEIARYDLSEDASTETAMVFGELYRHGAEWKFRAVGQGYASGLAGIAADFGVNV; this comes from the coding sequence GTGGGAGTTTCCCTGTCCAAGGGCGGCAACGTCTCGCTCAGCAAGGAGGCGCCGGGCCTGACCGCCGTCGTGGTCGGCCTGGGCTGGGACGTGCGCACCACGACCGGCACCGACTACGACCTCGACGCCTCCGCGCTGCTGCTCGACGCCTCCGGCAAGGTCCTGTCCGACGGCCACTTCGTCTTCTACAACAACCTCACCAGCCCGGACGGCTCGGTCGAGCACACCGGCGACAACCTCACCGGTGAGGGCGAGGGCGACGACGAGGCCATCAAGGTGAACCTCGCGGCCGTCCCCGCCGAGGTGGACAAGATCGTCTTCCCGGTCTCCATCCACGACGCCGAGAACCGCGGCCAAAGCTTCGGCCAGGTCCGCAACGCCTTCATCCGCATCGTCAACCAGGCCGGCGGCGCCGAGATCGCGCGCTACGACCTCTCCGAGGACGCCTCGACCGAGACGGCGATGGTCTTCGGCGAGTTGTACCGGCACGGCGCGGAGTGGAAGTTCCGTGCCGTGGGCCAGGGTTACGCGTCCGGACTGGCCGGGATCGCCGCCGACTTCGGCGTCAACGTCTGA
- a CDS encoding sporulation protein, translating to MVFKRLLGSLGVGGPTVDTVLDPGAARPGGPLTGQVHLKGGDADFDIDHITLELVARVEAEHEEGESEGVVTFDRFTVGGGFRLAEGELRSVPFSVMLPWEAPITELYGQGLGIVLGVRTELAVSGAKDKGDLDQLTIAPLPVQEAILEALGQLGFGFKSADLEYGRIGGTGQQLPFYQEIELTPAPRYAQQVNEIELTFLANPGGMEVVLEADKRGGLFSSGHDALTRFTVSHEGIEYQDWNTIVDGWIRQLVEHRASYGSHSAHGHGDPYAHGHGGHHGHDDHHHHDGHRSGPGMGTVVAAGAAGLAVGVVGGMVAAEVVDEVGDFFEGEDEEEEEEG from the coding sequence ATGGTGTTCAAACGACTGCTCGGATCGCTCGGTGTGGGCGGACCCACGGTGGACACGGTCCTCGACCCGGGCGCGGCCCGGCCCGGCGGCCCGCTGACCGGACAGGTCCATCTCAAGGGCGGTGACGCCGACTTCGACATCGACCACATCACGCTGGAGCTGGTGGCGCGGGTCGAAGCCGAGCACGAGGAGGGCGAGAGCGAGGGTGTCGTCACCTTCGACCGGTTCACCGTCGGCGGCGGCTTCCGGCTCGCCGAGGGCGAGCTTCGCAGCGTTCCGTTCAGCGTGATGCTGCCGTGGGAGGCACCGATCACCGAGCTGTACGGGCAGGGCCTGGGCATCGTCCTCGGCGTCCGCACCGAACTGGCGGTGTCGGGCGCGAAGGACAAGGGTGACCTGGATCAGCTGACCATCGCCCCGCTGCCCGTGCAGGAGGCGATCCTCGAAGCGCTCGGCCAGCTCGGCTTCGGCTTCAAGTCCGCGGACCTGGAGTACGGTCGCATCGGCGGCACCGGCCAGCAGCTGCCCTTCTACCAGGAGATCGAGCTGACCCCGGCACCGCGGTACGCGCAGCAGGTCAACGAGATCGAGCTGACGTTCCTGGCCAACCCGGGCGGCATGGAGGTCGTCCTGGAGGCGGACAAGCGCGGCGGTCTGTTCTCCTCCGGCCACGACGCGCTGACCCGGTTCACCGTCTCCCACGAGGGCATCGAGTACCAGGACTGGAACACGATCGTCGACGGCTGGATCCGGCAGTTGGTGGAGCACCGGGCCTCGTACGGCTCGCACTCCGCCCACGGGCACGGCGACCCGTACGCGCACGGCCACGGCGGCCATCACGGCCATGACGATCACCACCACCATGACGGCCACCGTTCGGGCCCCGGTATGGGCACGGTCGTCGCCGCCGGCGCGGCCGGACTCGCGGTCGGAGTCGTCGGCGGGATGGTCGCGGCCGAAGTGGTCGACGAGGTCGGCGACTTCTTCGAGGGCGAGGACGAGGAAGAGGAAGAGGAGGGCTGA